A genomic region of Desulfonatronovibrio hydrogenovorans DSM 9292 contains the following coding sequences:
- the rfbD gene encoding dTDP-4-dehydrorhamnose reductase — protein MSDMKALILGGKSGLLGQALDQVLQKHEWQTMCPDRNELDVFNSSSLTEYIEKNRVRIVFNAIAYTMVDQAEEEDESAYDLNRKLPAVLGKVCKSSNIGLVHFSSDFVFDGKKNTPYTTEDSPNPQSVYGKSKYEGEKVLLSKPWDKLLVIRTAWLFGPFKTNFVDKIISLARKKDSLNVVHDQVGSPTYTLDLARYTLNLVNKQTSGLYHLANKGRASWCELASEAIKCAGLYCRINPIQSSEYPQKANRPPYSVLDCSKYNMVTGKSPRPWIQSLRDYIYHYQ, from the coding sequence ATGAGTGATATGAAAGCCTTGATCCTTGGAGGTAAGTCCGGTCTGTTGGGCCAGGCCCTTGACCAGGTTTTGCAGAAGCATGAGTGGCAAACCATGTGTCCGGACCGCAATGAACTGGATGTCTTCAACTCATCAAGCCTGACTGAATATATAGAAAAAAATCGGGTCCGGATCGTATTCAATGCCATCGCCTACACTATGGTGGATCAGGCAGAGGAAGAGGATGAATCTGCCTACGACCTTAACAGGAAGCTGCCTGCAGTCCTGGGTAAAGTATGTAAAAGCAGTAACATCGGCCTGGTTCATTTCAGCTCTGACTTTGTTTTTGACGGGAAAAAGAACACTCCCTACACAACCGAGGATTCTCCAAATCCACAATCAGTTTATGGAAAATCCAAATACGAGGGAGAAAAAGTTCTTCTGTCCAAGCCCTGGGACAAACTACTGGTCATCAGAACTGCCTGGCTTTTTGGTCCGTTCAAAACCAATTTTGTGGACAAAATAATCAGCCTGGCCAGGAAAAAAGACTCCCTGAATGTTGTCCACGACCAGGTTGGTTCACCAACCTACACCCTGGATCTGGCGCGGTACACCTTGAATCTGGTCAATAAACAGACCAGCGGGCTGTACCATCTGGCCAACAAGGGCCGTGCTTCATGGTGTGAGCTTGCATCCGAAGCCATAAAATGTGCAGGGCTGTATTGCCGGATCAACCCCATTCAATCAAGCGAATATCCCCAAAAGGCCAACCGGCCACCCTACTCTGTCCTGGACTGTTCCAAGTACAACATGGTCACAGGAAAATCTCCAAGACCCTGGATTCAGTCCCTGAGAGACTACATCTATCACTACCAGTAG
- the rfbB gene encoding dTDP-glucose 4,6-dehydratase — protein sequence MNILVTGGCGFIGTNFIYYMLHEHDHTIINLDKLTYAGNLKNLISVEGRYNGQRYFFEKGDICDTPQVMNILKEYEIDAVVNFAAESHVDRSISAPDQFIESNIQGTYSLLTASSKAGIKRFIQVSTDEVYGSLGPEGLFTEESPLAPNSPYAASKASADLLCRSFFKTYGFPVIVTRCSNNYGPFQFPEKLVPLSFLRAKEDRPVPVYGTGSNVRDWIYVSDHCRGIDLCLRKGRPGAIYNFGGDAEYENLDVIKKILDIMGKSYKLIKFVKDRPGHDQRYAMDYSLAKDELGFEPQVRFSEGLELTINWYLKNEEWVDGIKSGEYIEFMEKWYKERS from the coding sequence ATGAACATCCTGGTCACAGGTGGATGCGGATTCATCGGTACTAACTTTATTTACTACATGCTCCATGAGCATGACCATACCATCATCAATCTGGACAAGCTCACCTATGCTGGAAATCTTAAGAATCTGATTTCGGTTGAAGGAAGATACAATGGTCAACGCTATTTTTTTGAAAAGGGCGATATCTGCGACACCCCTCAGGTGATGAACATTTTAAAGGAATATGAAATAGATGCTGTTGTAAACTTTGCGGCTGAATCCCATGTTGACCGATCCATCAGTGCGCCTGACCAGTTCATTGAGTCCAACATCCAGGGGACCTACAGCCTTTTGACCGCTTCATCCAAGGCTGGAATCAAAAGGTTCATCCAAGTATCAACTGATGAAGTCTACGGTAGCCTTGGGCCAGAAGGCCTTTTCACAGAAGAGTCCCCTCTGGCTCCCAACAGCCCCTACGCAGCCTCCAAGGCTTCAGCCGACCTTTTGTGCCGGTCATTCTTCAAGACATACGGCTTCCCGGTTATTGTTACCAGATGCTCCAATAATTACGGTCCCTTCCAGTTCCCGGAAAAACTTGTTCCCCTCTCTTTTCTAAGGGCCAAAGAAGACCGTCCTGTCCCGGTTTATGGAACCGGATCCAACGTCAGGGACTGGATCTATGTCTCAGACCACTGCAGAGGCATAGACCTTTGTCTGCGCAAGGGCAGACCTGGAGCCATCTATAATTTCGGAGGCGATGCTGAATATGAAAACCTGGATGTAATCAAAAAAATCCTGGATATCATGGGCAAGTCCTATAAACTCATTAAATTTGTTAAAGACCGGCCAGGCCACGACCAGAGATATGCCATGGATTACAGCCTGGCTAAAGATGAACTGGGTTTTGAGCCTCAGGTCCGGTTCTCTGAAGGCCTTGAACTGACCATTAACTGGTATCTGAAAAATGAGGAATGGGTGGACGGAATAAAGTCCGGAGAATATATTGAATTCATGGAAAAATGGTACAAGGAGCGTTCATGA
- the hrcA gene encoding heat-inducible transcriptional repressor HrcA translates to MALDQRQTDILLTIVKNYILTGQPVGSRTVAKDSSLSLSPASIRNIMADLTDAGYIEQPHTSAGRIPTAHGLRYYLDSNLEVEPVSPEVREKIKSSLTSVGPDLSQTLSQTCKILSSLSNQISLVITPDHQAIRWQRIDFVLLRPGLIMSILVMEGGLIRNKVISVDKEISADDLVKFGNYLNEHYQGKTLHYVRSSVLAQMKNARIQFEGLYEKALKLAHESFDDSGRQVYMEGTHYVFQGSDSADINKMRELFRMLEEKSKLLKLLDKTIESKNISVILGQEEKWDELSDFTVISSPYSLGGSNIGAVSIIGPTRMNYSKIIPAVDLTAKILSQLLREIYENKAGQNLPG, encoded by the coding sequence ATGGCCCTTGATCAAAGACAAACAGATATACTCCTGACCATCGTCAAGAACTATATTTTAACTGGACAGCCTGTGGGCTCAAGAACTGTGGCCAAGGATTCCAGCTTAAGCCTGAGTCCGGCTTCCATCAGAAACATTATGGCTGACTTGACCGATGCCGGGTATATCGAGCAGCCCCACACCTCTGCTGGAAGAATCCCCACTGCACACGGACTCAGATATTACCTGGATTCCAACCTGGAAGTAGAGCCTGTTTCTCCTGAGGTCAGGGAAAAAATCAAGTCCAGCCTGACCAGTGTTGGACCGGATTTGTCCCAGACCTTGAGCCAGACCTGTAAGATCCTGTCTTCTCTTTCCAACCAGATAAGCTTGGTAATAACTCCGGATCATCAGGCCATCCGCTGGCAGCGGATTGACTTTGTTCTGCTCAGACCGGGACTGATCATGTCCATTCTGGTCATGGAGGGTGGACTAATCCGGAACAAGGTCATCAGCGTGGACAAGGAAATATCTGCAGATGATCTTGTTAAGTTCGGCAACTATCTTAATGAACATTACCAGGGCAAAACCCTGCACTATGTACGCTCAAGTGTGCTTGCCCAGATGAAAAACGCCAGAATCCAGTTCGAAGGACTTTATGAGAAAGCCTTAAAGCTGGCTCATGAATCCTTTGATGACTCAGGAAGACAGGTGTACATGGAAGGGACCCACTACGTGTTTCAGGGTAGTGATTCTGCAGACATAAACAAAATGCGCGAACTCTTCAGAATGCTGGAGGAAAAATCAAAGCTTCTTAAGCTACTTGATAAGACCATCGAAAGCAAAAACATTAGCGTAATCCTCGGTCAGGAGGAAAAATGGGACGAACTGAGTGATTTCACCGTAATTTCTTCACCATACAGCCTTGGTGGGTCCAATATTGGAGCAGTCAGCATTATTGGTCCAACAAGGATGAACTACTCGAAAATAATTCCAGCAGTTGACTTGACAGCCAAAATTCTTAGTCAATTGCTCCGGGAAATATATGAAAACAAAGCTGGACAGAATCTGCCCGGCTAA